A genome region from Nycticebus coucang isolate mNycCou1 chromosome 4, mNycCou1.pri, whole genome shotgun sequence includes the following:
- the FZD10 gene encoding frizzled-10 has product MQGPGPRLWLVLQVVGSCAAISSMDLERPGDSKCQPIEIPMCKDIGYNMTRMPNLMGHGNQREAAIQLHEFAPLVEYGCHGHLRFFLCSLYAPMCTEQVSTPIPACRVMCEQARLKCSPIMEQFNFKWPDSLDCSKLPNKNDPNYLCMEAPSNGSDEPTRGSGMFPPLFRPQRPHGAQEHQLKDGGPGRSGCDNPGKFHHVEKSASCAPLCTPGVDVYWSRDDKRFAVVWLAIWSVLCFLSSAFTVLTFLVDPARFRYPERPIIFLSMCYCVYSAGYIIRLFAGAESIACDRDSGQLYVIQEGLESTGCTLVFLVLYYFGMASSLWWVVLTLTWFLAAGKKWGHEAIEANSSYFHLAAWAIPAVKTILILVLRRVAGDELTGVCYVGSMDVNALTGFVLVPLACYLTVGTSFLLSGFVALFHIRRVMKTGGENTDKLEKLMVRIGVFSVLYTVPATCVIACYFYERLNMDYWKVLAAQHKCKMNNQTKNLDCLMAASIPAVEIFMVKIFMLLVVGITSGVWIWTSKTLQSWQNVCSRRLKKNSRRKPASVITSSGIYKKAQHPPKTHLGKYEIPAQPPTCV; this is encoded by the coding sequence ATGCAGGGCCCGGGTCCCCGCCTGTGGCTGgtcctgcaggtggtgggttcgtGCGCCGCCATCAGCTCCATGGACTTGGAGCGTCCGGGAGACAGCAAGTGCCAGCCCATCGAGATCCCGATGTGCAAGGACATTGGCTACAACATGACCCGCATGCCCAACCTGATGGGCCACGGGAACCAGCGCGAAGCCGCCATCCAGCTGCACGAGTTCGCGCCGCTTGTGGAATACGGCTGCCACGGCCACCTCCGCTTCTTCCTGTGCTCCCTGTACGCTCCCATGTGCACCGAGCAAGTCTCCACCCCCATCCCCGCCTGCCGGGTCATGTGCGAGCAGGCCCGGCTCAAGTGCTCGCCCATCATGGAGCAGTTCAACTTCAAGTGGCCCGACTCCCTAGACTGCAGCAAACTTCCCAACAAGAATGACCCCAACTACCTGTGCATGGAGGCGCCAAGCAACGGCTCCGACGAGCCCACGCGGGGCTCGGGCATGTTCCCGCCGCTCTTCAGGCCACAGCGGCCCCACGGCGCTCAGGAGCACCAGCTGAAGGACGGGGGACCTGGGCGCAGCGGCTGCGACAACCCGGGCAAGTTCCACCACGTGGAGAAGAGCGCGTCCTGCGCGCCGCTCTGCACGCCGGGCGTGGACGTGTACTGGAGCCGCGATGACAAGCGCTTCGCCGTGGTCTGGCTGGCCATCTGGTCTGTGCTGTGCTTCCTCTCCAGCGCCTTCACCGTGCTCACCTTCCTGGTCGACCCGGCCCGCTTCCGGTACCCCGAGCGCCCCATCATCTTCCTCTCCATGTGCTACTGCGTCTACTCGGCGGGCTACATCATCCGCCTCTTCGCCGGCGCCGAGAGCATCGCCTGCGACCGCGACAGCGGGCAGCTCTACGTCATCCAGGAGGGGCTGGAGAGCACGGGCTGCACCCTGGTCTTCCTGGTCCTCTACTACTTCGGGATGGCCAGCTCGCTGTGGTGGGTGGTCCTCACGCTCACTTGGTTCCTGGCCGCAGGCAAGAAGTGGGGCCACGAGGCCATCGAAGCCAACAGCAGCTACTTCCACCTGGCTGCCTGGGCCATCCCGGCGGTGAAGACCATCCTCATCCTCGTGCTGCGCCGGGTGGCGGGCGACGAGCTCACCGGCGTCTGCTACGTGGGCAGCATGGACGTGAACGCACTCACCGGCTTCGTCCTGGTCCCGCTGGCCTGCTACCTCACCGTGGGCACCTCCTTCCTGCTCTCGGGCTTCGTGGCGCTTTTCCACATCCGGAGGGTGATGAAGACGGGCGGGGAAAACACGGACAAGCTGGAGAAGCTTATGGTGAGGATCGGGGTCTTCTCGGTCCTCTACACCGTGCCGGCCACCTGTGTGATCGCCTGTTACTTTTACGAACGCCTCAACATGGATTATTGGAAGGTCCTGGCGGCGCAGCACAAGTGCAAAATGAACAACCAGACGAAAAACTTGGACTGCCTGATGGCCGCCTCCATCCCCGCTGTGGAGATCTTCATGGTGAAGATCTTCATGCTCCTGGTGGTGGGCATCACCAGCGGGGTGTGGATCTGGACTTCCAAAACGCTGCAGTCCTGGCAGAATGTTTGCAGCCGCAGGTTGAAAAAGAACAGCCGGAGGAAGCCTGCAAGCGTGATCACCAGCAGTGGGATTTACAAAAAAGCCCAGCATCCCCCAAAAACTCACCTGGGGAAGTATGAGATACCCGCCCAGCCTCCCACTTGCGTGTGA